In a single window of the Ignavibacteria bacterium genome:
- a CDS encoding cupin domain-containing protein, which translates to MKTIFKYINFYFFAVIIYSNCTVLISQELPKGAIQVIPESIVWVNAPPSLPAGAMISVLEGNPQQEGIFTMRVKFPPFYKLPAHTHPKDERVTVLEGAVYIGFGNSIDTSNARKFTIGSYYLNPVNEAHYVFTGEEGVTFQVTGMGPWGLEYTEVKSK; encoded by the coding sequence TTGAAAACAATTTTTAAGTACATAAATTTTTACTTCTTTGCAGTTATAATTTATTCCAATTGCACAGTACTTATTTCACAGGAATTGCCCAAAGGTGCAATACAGGTTATTCCTGAAAGCATTGTATGGGTTAACGCTCCGCCATCGCTTCCTGCGGGCGCAATGATAAGTGTGCTCGAAGGCAATCCGCAGCAGGAGGGAATTTTTACAATGCGTGTAAAATTCCCGCCCTTTTATAAACTGCCGGCGCATACGCATCCAAAAGATGAAAGGGTAACAGTTTTGGAAGGCGCAGTTTATATTGGCTTCGGGAATTCAATTGATACATCAAATGCCCGGAAGTTTACAATTGGTTCATATTATTTAAACCCTGTTAACGAAGCGCATTATGTTTTTACTGGTGAAGAAGGTGTAACATTCCAGGTAACTGGTATGGGTCCATGGGGACTTGAATATACTGAAGTAAAAAGTAAATAA